From the Streptococcus halotolerans genome, the window ATCTTTATAAAAACGGTTTAGTTGGCTGGTGAAAAATTGCATTTTTTGATTCAAAGGATCTTCGAGATTTTGCCATTCTAGCTGTTCATGTGACTTCCATTCTAAGAATTGGCCAAATTCCGACCCCATGAAAAGCAACTTCTTACCAGGATGGAATATCTGATAGGCATAAAGATTACGAAGTCCTGCAAATTGCTTGTAACGGTCTCCCCACATTTTGTGCATCATGCTTTTCTTGCCATGCACCACCTCGTCATGTGAGAATGGCAGAATGTAATTTTCCTTAAAGCAATACATAAAACTAAAGGTGACTAGGTTAAAATCATTTTTGCGATAGATAGGATCTTCCTCATAAAATCTAAGAATATCATTCATCCATCCCATATTCCACTTGTAGTCAAATCCCAAGCCGCCTTCTTCAACTGGCTTTGTTATAGGTATTTGTGATGAGGACTCTTCAGCAATCAACATGACTCCTGGATGATAACTTTTCACAATCGTTGTCATTTTTTGCAAAAAATTAATCCCTTCAAGATTACGATTATCTCCGAAAATATTCGGCGTCCATGGTCCTTGATCGAAATCACGATAAAGCATGTTCGTCACAGCATCAACTCTGATACCATCAATATGAAAAGCTTCAATCCAATAAAGAATGGATGAGATTAGGAAGGAATGAACCTGATTTTTCCCCAAGTCGAAATTGAGGGCTCCCCAGCCAACATTTCTAGCTCGATCAGGATCTTGATATTCAAAGGTCGGTGTTCCGTCATAGTAAGCCAGAGCATCATCATTTTGCGTGAAGTGGCCTGGTACCCAATCAACGATGACACCAATATTATGGAGATGACAAGCTTCCACAAAATCTTTAAATTCTTCAGGCGTGCCGTAGGTGTGTTCAAAAGCAAAGTAACCCATAAGTTGGTATCCCCAACTCATGCCTAGTGGATGTGCCATCACGGGCAAAAACTCAACATGAGTGTAGTTCATCTCAACTAGATAAGGAATCAATTCCTTTTCGAGTTGTTTGAAGGTGTAGGGATTTCCCGAATCATCTGTTCTCCAAGAGCCAGCATGAACTTCGTAGATGTTGACAGGGCGCGATTTGAATCCAAAGCGTTTTCGACGTCCCATCCAGAGGCCGTCTTTCCATTTTCTCTTATCCGACTTTTGTAAAATAGCTCCTGTACTTGGACGATTTTCCAGATAGCGAGCAAAGGGATCAATCTTTTCAATAACTTGACCGCC encodes:
- the glgB gene encoding 1,4-alpha-glucan branching protein GlgB — its product is MDRDGHLYTLGIGENYHLQDFLGAHEASGDEQTGYHFRVWAPNAENVQIIGDFTGWYDFPLQLQRHETGVWEGHSPYAGEGQIYKVLVQRQGGQVIEKIDPFARYLENRPSTGAILQKSDKRKWKDGLWMGRRKRFGFKSRPVNIYEVHAGSWRTDDSGNPYTFKQLEKELIPYLVEMNYTHVEFLPVMAHPLGMSWGYQLMGYFAFEHTYGTPEEFKDFVEACHLHNIGVIVDWVPGHFTQNDDALAYYDGTPTFEYQDPDRARNVGWGALNFDLGKNQVHSFLISSILYWIEAFHIDGIRVDAVTNMLYRDFDQGPWTPNIFGDNRNLEGINFLQKMTTIVKSYHPGVMLIAEESSSQIPITKPVEEGGLGFDYKWNMGWMNDILRFYEEDPIYRKNDFNLVTFSFMYCFKENYILPFSHDEVVHGKKSMMHKMWGDRYKQFAGLRNLYAYQIFHPGKKLLFMGSEFGQFLEWKSHEQLEWQNLEDPLNQKMQFFTSQLNRFYKDHRALWQIDDSYDGIDIIDADNKDETILAFARQSKKGELLLGVFNMTPVERRDYTVGVPVAGIYEEVINTELEIYGGTWTKGNSPQKTVKTKWNDYDQMLSFTLPALGASIWKIKRRLK